CCCTATTGCTGATTTAATGAAAAGTGATGTTTTTGCTTTAGGTAAATATTTAAAAGTTCCAACAGCCATACAAACTGCTGCTCCAACCGATGGGTTGTTTGGTGATAGCCGTACCGATGAAGATCAATTAGGAGCTAGTTATGATGAACTTGAATGGGCCATGAAACAACAAGCTGCAGGAAAAACAGCATACAACTTTACTGATAGAGAAAAAGAAGTATTTATTATTTACAGTAAATTAAATACAGCTAATCAGCATAAAATGCAACCAATTCCTGTTTGTGAAATTCCAAAAGAATGGAAATCTTAAACATTACAATTCTATACTCACACAAGCCTCTTTATAAAAATAAAGAGGCTTTTTTATTTTCTCATTAAACCTTTATCATGTATTTAAGTCCAAAAATCATCAACCAATGACTTAAAAAAATCATGACAATCAATATCTTATCTAAAAAAGCTCTAAACATCCTGTTTATATTCATTAGCAGCTATGGAATTGCCCAACAAAAATTTGAAGGAACAGCTCATTACATTTCTAAAACAGATGTAGACATGAGTAATTTTTCGCGTCCTGACATGAGCGAAGATCAAAAAAAGAGGATGGCAGAACGCATGAAAAGTATGTTCGAAAAAACATATGTTTTAGATTTTAACAAAACAGAATCTATTTTTAAAGCCGAAGAAAAGTTAGCTGCCCCTACTCAACAAGGAGGAAATGGTGGTCCCGGTGGTCGATTTGGATCTGTAATTTCTGGTGCAGTAGATGGTGATAAATACAAAAACACAGAAACCAAAGAGCTTTTAATTTCTAACGAATTATTAGGTAAAAAGTTTTTAGTGAATGATGAGCTTCCAAAATTAGATTGGAAAACAACAGGAGAAGTAAAACAAATTGGTCAATACATGTGTTTTAAAGCAACTGCAGTAAAAACATGGACAGACTTTGATATATCTAACTTTAGAAGACCTCCAGGTAAAGAGGAAGAACCTAAAGAAGAAAAAAAGGAAGAAAAACAAATAGAAACTTTAGTAACAGCTTGGTACACCTTACAGATTCCTGTTAGCCAAGGCCCAGGTAACTATTGGGGACTTCCTGGTTTAATTTTAGAAATTCACGAGGACAATACCATTATTTTATGTTCTAAAATTGTTTTAAACGCAAAAGACAAAACAAGCATAAAAAAACCTACAAAAGGAAAAAAAGTAACACTTAAAGAATACAATGAAATTGCTACTGAAAAGTTTCAAGAAATGAGAGAAAACTTTAGGTCTAGAAGAGGTGGAGATAATAACAGAGGAGGAAGAAGATAATGAAACTAAAATTAATTGCATTTTTTGCACTAGTAACCTCAGTTGCTTTTAGTCAAGTAAAAGTAGAAGGAATTGTAAAAGACAGTATTGGAAATCCTATAGAATTAGCCAATGTAGTAGCCATTAACCAAGAAACCAAACTAATGGATTCTTATAGCATGACAGACAATGAAGGACATTACAAACTAAACCTTAATAGTAACAGTACCTATACACTACAAGCTAGTTATATTGGTATGAAAACTATAGAAGCAACTCTTAAAACCCTAAAAGAAGATTTATACCAAAACTTTAATTTAAACAGTGATACTAATTTAGATGAAGTAGAACTGGTTTACGAAATGCCCGTAGTAATTAAGGGAGATTCATTAATATACAATGCAGATTCTTTTAGAGCCAAAACCGATAGAAAACTAGGAGATGTACTAAACAAATTACCTGGAGTAGAAGTAAACGATGATGGTGAAATTGAAGTAGATGGGGTAACCGTTAGAAAGGTAATGGTAGAAGGAAAAGATTTTTTTGATGGGGACTCTAAGCTAGCCACACAAAATATTCCTGCAGATGCCTTAGACAAAATAGAGGTATTAAAAAATTACGATGAAGTTAGCCAACTAAAGTCTGTTAGAAATAATGAGGAAAGTATCGCTATCAACATAAGATTAAAAGAAGGAAAAAAGAATTTTTGGTTTGGAGAAATTACAGCAGGTGCTGGACCCGATGATCGTTATATTGTTCATCCTAAATTATTTTACTACAGTCCTAAATACAGTATAAATATTATTACAGACTACAACAACATTGGTGATGTTCCTTTTACAAGACAAGATTATTTTAAATTTTCTGGAGGTGTAAGAGGTTCTAATAGAGATAGTGGAACTAGTTTTAATGTAGCCTCATCAGACATTGGTTTTTTAACCATGCAAAACAACAGAGCAAATTCCATAGAATCTAAATTTGGAGCTGTTAACTTTAATTATGCTCCTAAAAAAACATGGGACTTAAGTGGATTTGCCATCTATTCTGGTAACAAAACAGATATGTTACAAAATAGTACTAAAACCTACTCTTCTGAAAACAATATAGATGAATCAACTACAAGTGACACACGCCAAAAAGCAGATTTAGGATTGTTTAAATTTAGTTCAAAATATATTCCAAACAGCAACCATCATTTAGATTATGATGTGTTTGGTAGGGTTTCTAAACAAACAGAAATTAAAGATTTTTATTCTTCTGTTTTAGGTAATATAGATGAAAATCAAAGTCAAAACCCTTATAGCATTAATCAGAATTTAAATTACTACTACACCTTAAACCCATCAAATATCTTTGCTTTTGAATTGCAATATCTAGCACAAGACGAGGATCCATTTTACAACGCTATTTTAGAGAAAACCAATGAGTTTAAATTTTCTGACGAATTAAACTTAGACGAAACACAAAGCAGCTACAATATTGCGCAAGACAAAAGAATTAAAACCAACAAATTAGATACTAAAGTTGATTATTGGTATGTTTTAAATGATAAAAGCAATATTAATTTTAGTATAGGTCTTCTTAATAGTACTCAACGTTTTAGCTCAGAAATTTATCAAATTTTAGACAACGGAGATAATTATAAACTAAACAATGATGATGGTTACAATACCTATAACCAAATCACGTATAATTTTAGCGATGCATATTTAGCTGCACAATACACTTTAAAAACAGGAATGTTTACGTTTAGACCTGGGTTTTCGGCACACACCTATTACACCAAAAATAGTCAGTTTGGTAAAATTGTAGAAGATAGTTTTGTAAGATTACTACCTAAATTTAACACCACTATGGAGTTAAAGAAAACAGAAACCTTAACATTTAATTATGCCATCAATAATACTTTTACCGATGTAAATAAATTAGCAGAAGGGTTTGTATTTAATAATTACAACTCTATTTTTAGAGGTAACAGTGAGTTAGAAAATTCACTAGCTCACAACTTAAATTTAAACTACAGAAGTTTTAATCAATTTAATTATACTAACATTTTTGCTAGATTAAGTTATTCTAAGCGTATTAATCAAATTAGAAATAAAGCAGAATTTATAGACAATTCTAACAATCAAATCTCTGTGCCTTTTAACTCAAATTTTGAAGATGAAACTGTTGGTTTAAATGGTAGGTTTGAGAAAACCATTAACAAAATAAAAACCTCTTTAGGAGCTAACTACTCTTATTCAAAATTCAACCAACTTATTAATAATCAACAAAGAGTAAACGAATCTTTTACTCAAAGTTACAGAACCCAAATAAACACTAATTTTAAAACGGCTCCAAATGTATCTGTTGGTTACAACCTAAGCATAAATGATTATAATCAAGGATCTGGAAATACTAAATATTACACCCATAGTCCATACGTAAATTTAAATACCTATTTCTTAAAAGGATTTATTTTTAACACGGAATATTCATACTTTAACTATAGAAATAACGAAAGAACTTTAAATAACTATACTTTTTTTGATGCTAGTTTAGCATATCAAAAAGAAGACAGCAAGTGGGAATATAAGTTAACAGCAACCAACTTATTAAACACTAAATCTTTAAACAGAGACAATATTAACACCTTATATACTAACACCACTGAATACTTTATTCAGCCTAGATATATTGTATTAAGTCTTAAATACAATTTATAAAGTAGTCATTTATAACTAATAAAACTAGATTTAACCTTTCTTTCGTTCACTATTTGATATCTTTGCATTCTATTGAATAATCAATAGACAACATTAAATACAACTTATGGCGGATAGCTTTGAAAAAAAAGAAAGAGAAAAGAAAAAAGCAAAAAAACGTAAAGAAAAAGCGCTTCGTAAAGAGCAGTTAAGGGAATCTGGAGAAAAAACTGCAGAATTCATGTACATGGGAGCTGACGGACAATTAACTACCGAAAAACCAGACCCTACACATGTTAAAGAAGAAATATCTTTAAGCGACATCCACATAAGCACTCCTAAAAAAGAAGATTTAGAACAAGAAGACCCTGTTAAAATAGGAATTGTAAATCACTTTAATAGCGATAAAGGATACGGATTTATTGACCAAAAAGAAACTGGAGAAAGTTTTTTTGTACACGTTAATAATATCGAAGGAGTTATTAAAGAAGGAAATAAAGTTTCTTTTGAAACAGAAAAAGGACCTAAAGGTCTTGTTGCTGTAAAAGTTAAATTATTTGTTGCTTAGTAACTAAGTATCGACATAAAAAAACCCTTACTGAAAATTTAGTAAGGGTTTTTTGTTTGTGGAGACGCCGAGAATCGAACTCGGGTCCAAACGAGCAATCGCGTAGCTTTCTACATGCTTAGTTTTTATCAAATTGTCGGCAAAAAGCTAGTCAAAAACAACT
Above is a genomic segment from Wenyingzhuangia fucanilytica containing:
- a CDS encoding GLPGLI family protein; this encodes MTINILSKKALNILFIFISSYGIAQQKFEGTAHYISKTDVDMSNFSRPDMSEDQKKRMAERMKSMFEKTYVLDFNKTESIFKAEEKLAAPTQQGGNGGPGGRFGSVISGAVDGDKYKNTETKELLISNELLGKKFLVNDELPKLDWKTTGEVKQIGQYMCFKATAVKTWTDFDISNFRRPPGKEEEPKEEKKEEKQIETLVTAWYTLQIPVSQGPGNYWGLPGLILEIHEDNTIILCSKIVLNAKDKTSIKKPTKGKKVTLKEYNEIATEKFQEMRENFRSRRGGDNNRGGRR
- a CDS encoding TonB-dependent receptor, which produces MKLKLIAFFALVTSVAFSQVKVEGIVKDSIGNPIELANVVAINQETKLMDSYSMTDNEGHYKLNLNSNSTYTLQASYIGMKTIEATLKTLKEDLYQNFNLNSDTNLDEVELVYEMPVVIKGDSLIYNADSFRAKTDRKLGDVLNKLPGVEVNDDGEIEVDGVTVRKVMVEGKDFFDGDSKLATQNIPADALDKIEVLKNYDEVSQLKSVRNNEESIAINIRLKEGKKNFWFGEITAGAGPDDRYIVHPKLFYYSPKYSINIITDYNNIGDVPFTRQDYFKFSGGVRGSNRDSGTSFNVASSDIGFLTMQNNRANSIESKFGAVNFNYAPKKTWDLSGFAIYSGNKTDMLQNSTKTYSSENNIDESTTSDTRQKADLGLFKFSSKYIPNSNHHLDYDVFGRVSKQTEIKDFYSSVLGNIDENQSQNPYSINQNLNYYYTLNPSNIFAFELQYLAQDEDPFYNAILEKTNEFKFSDELNLDETQSSYNIAQDKRIKTNKLDTKVDYWYVLNDKSNINFSIGLLNSTQRFSSEIYQILDNGDNYKLNNDDGYNTYNQITYNFSDAYLAAQYTLKTGMFTFRPGFSAHTYYTKNSQFGKIVEDSFVRLLPKFNTTMELKKTETLTFNYAINNTFTDVNKLAEGFVFNNYNSIFRGNSELENSLAHNLNLNYRSFNQFNYTNIFARLSYSKRINQIRNKAEFIDNSNNQISVPFNSNFEDETVGLNGRFEKTINKIKTSLGANYSYSKFNQLINNQQRVNESFTQSYRTQINTNFKTAPNVSVGYNLSINDYNQGSGNTKYYTHSPYVNLNTYFLKGFIFNTEYSYFNYRNNERTLNNYTFFDASLAYQKEDSKWEYKLTATNLLNTKSLNRDNINTLYTNTTEYFIQPRYIVLSLKYNL
- a CDS encoding cold-shock protein; translation: MADSFEKKEREKKKAKKRKEKALRKEQLRESGEKTAEFMYMGADGQLTTEKPDPTHVKEEISLSDIHISTPKKEDLEQEDPVKIGIVNHFNSDKGYGFIDQKETGESFFVHVNNIEGVIKEGNKVSFETEKGPKGLVAVKVKLFVA